The genomic interval CGGCTTTGAGCTGTTCGACAAGCCCAGCTTCGGCATGCCGGACTTCATGCAGAAGGCCAATTACTACCGCGCCATCCAGGGCGAGCTGGCCCGCACGATCAAGCAGTTCAACGACATCTCCGACGCCCGCGTCATGATCGTCGTGCCGGAAGAGCGGCTCTTCAGCAAGGACCGGAAGGAAGCCAAGGCCTCCGTCCTCATCCAGATGAAGCAGGGCCGCACGCTGGCCCCGGAACAGGTCGCCGCCATCCGCTTCCTGGTTTCCAACAGCGTCGAGGGGCTCCAGCCCAACCACGTCGCCATCGTCGACACCGCCGGCCGCTCCCTGGCCCCGGACGACGCGGGCAACGGCCTGGGCGCCCTCAGCAACACCCAGCTGAGCGTCCAGCGCCAGTATGAGGACCACCTGCGGGAGAAGGTGCAGTCGATGCTCGACCAGACCCTGGGCGTCGGCCAGTCCACCGTCCAGATCACCGCCGAGCTGAACTTCGACACCATCCAGCAGACCTCCGAGCGGTTCGACCCGAAGAGCGCCGTCGTCGGCGCCGAGCACACCACCAGCGAGGCGACCCACACCAAGACCCAGCAGGCCAACGCCACCGTCGGCTCCACCCCGAACACCACGGACGAGAGCAACAGCGGCGACAAGACCCAGACGGAAGCCTCCACGGAAAAGGCGACCGCCGAGAACCAATACGACATCAACCGCACAGTCGAGAGCCTGCAGAAGGCCGTCGGCGTGCCCACCCGCATCACCGCCGCCGTCTTCGTCAATGTGCGCCACAGCGGCACCGGCCCCACCTCCTCCGTCCGTCCCCGCACGCCGCAGGAGCTGCAGCAGCTAGACCAGATGGTGAAGGAGGCGATCGGCTTCACCCAGAGCGACGCGCGGAAAGACTCCGTCACCGTGCAGGAGATCGAGTTCGCCCCCGCCTTCGAGCAGGCGGAGCCCGCCACCACCGCCGCCGCCACCATCCTGGCCAACAAGAACCAGTGGATCCCCTGGGTCACCCAGGGCTGCCTGGGCGTCCTGGCCGTCGTGGTGCTGCTCTACCTGCGCAGCATCCTGCGCAGCTCCAGCATGTTCGAGAGCGCG from Verrucomicrobium sp. carries:
- the fliF gene encoding flagellar basal-body MS-ring/collar protein FliF, with translation MNEFFKNLQQVWAGIPVSRRIPIIATTVAIIVGLGMVISYANKPHMDVLFSGMQPSEASKVVEFLKGKKIRYELEDSGATVMVPSASVYETRLDLAANGIPRAPDTGGGVGFELFDKPSFGMPDFMQKANYYRAIQGELARTIKQFNDISDARVMIVVPEERLFSKDRKEAKASVLIQMKQGRTLAPEQVAAIRFLVSNSVEGLQPNHVAIVDTAGRSLAPDDAGNGLGALSNTQLSVQRQYEDHLREKVQSMLDQTLGVGQSTVQITAELNFDTIQQTSERFDPKSAVVGAEHTTSEATHTKTQQANATVGSTPNTTDESNSGDKTQTEASTEKATAENQYDINRTVESLQKAVGVPTRITAAVFVNVRHSGTGPTSSVRPRTPQELQQLDQMVKEAIGFTQSDARKDSVTVQEIEFAPAFEQAEPATTAAATILANKNQWIPWVTQGCLGVLAVVVLLYLRSILRSSSMFESAESGEFSSLLSRYKKMADDALAEIDREKAQPNALSVDDLSKLIRDNPGNTSQALKAWMMRN